A window from Neorhizobium sp. NCHU2750 encodes these proteins:
- a CDS encoding IS3 family transposase (programmed frameshift) — protein sequence MTSKTTNKFSPEVRARAVRMVADHEAEHPSRWAAVSSIAAKIGCSAHTLNEWVKKAEVDSGKRAGLPSDVAEKMKALERENRELRQANEILRKASAYFCPGGARPPTEAMISFIDAHRSVLGVEPICRLLPIAPSTYYEVVAKRTDVDRLSARERNDIAMKVEIRRVFNENFQVYGVRKVWRQLQREGYDIARCTVARLMRMMGLQGVIRGKPVKTTMSDKSAPCPLDRVNRQFFAPAPNMLWLSDFTYVATWQGFVYVAFVIDAFARRIVGWRASRTAHAGFVLDALDQALHDRRPVKRGGLVHHSDRGSQYVSIRYSERLAEAGIEPSVGSVGDSYDNALAETINGLYKAEVIHRRGPWRNFEAVEFATLEWVDWFNNRRLLEPIGNIPPAEAEERYYAMLDAPAMAA from the exons ATGACAAGCAAGACGACGAACAAATTTTCTCCTGAAGTCCGCGCCCGGGCCGTTCGAATGGTGGCCGATCATGAAGCCGAACATCCTTCCCGGTGGGCGGCTGTATCTTCCATAGCGGCCAAGATCGGCTGCTCGGCGCATACGCTCAATGAATGGGTGAAGAAGGCCGAGGTCGACAGCGGCAAGCGTGCAGGTTTGCCGAGTGACGTGGCGGAGAAGATGAAGGCTTTGGAGCGGGAGAACCGGGAGCTTCGTCAGGCGAATGAGATTTTACGCAAAGCCTCGGCGTATT TTTGCCCAGGCGGAGCTCGACCGCCCACTGAAGCGATGATTTCCTTCATCGATGCACACCGCTCGGTGCTCGGGGTCGAGCCGATTTGCAGGCTGCTGCCGATTGCCCCGTCCACCTACTATGAGGTCGTTGCCAAACGCACGGACGTGGACCGCCTGTCAGCCCGCGAACGGAATGATATTGCCATGAAAGTCGAGATACGCCGGGTGTTCAACGAGAACTTCCAGGTCTATGGCGTGCGCAAAGTCTGGCGGCAGTTGCAGCGAGAGGGTTACGATATTGCCCGCTGCACCGTCGCTCGGCTTATGAGAATGATGGGGCTTCAAGGCGTCATTCGCGGCAAGCCAGTCAAAACAACCATGTCGGACAAGTCTGCCCCGTGTCCGCTAGACCGGGTGAACCGACAGTTCTTCGCTCCCGCGCCGAACATGCTGTGGTTATCCGATTTCACCTATGTCGCGACCTGGCAGGGCTTCGTTTACGTGGCGTTCGTCATTGATGCCTTCGCCCGCCGTATCGTCGGTTGGCGGGCAAGCCGAACGGCCCATGCGGGCTTTGTGCTCGATGCCCTCGACCAGGCGCTTCATGATCGGCGGCCCGTCAAACGTGGCGGGCTGGTTCATCATTCCGACCGCGGCTCGCAATATGTGTCCATTCGTTATTCCGAACGGCTGGCGGAGGCAGGCATCGAGCCGTCGGTCGGAAGCGTTGGTGATAGTTACGACAATGCTCTCGCCGAAACGATCAACGGTCTTTACAAGGCCGAGGTCATCCATCGGCGAGGACCATGGCGCAACTTCGAAGCCGTGGAGTTCGCCACGCTCGAATGGGTCGATTGGTTCAACAACCGCCGCCTTCTGGAGCCCATCGGCAACATACCGCCAGCCGAGGCCGAAGAGCGATACTACGCCATGCTGGACGCACCAGCCATGGCCGCATAA
- a CDS encoding C-terminal binding protein, with protein MRETPLPPNPLIVVLDEGYGGTDVEAAVLAPFGARVVEIPCNGSADAVRKAVAGADAVLVRESPVDATAIDLMPGCRAIVRYGVGVDNIDRPYAADRGIYVANVPDYGVEEVSDQALALLFAVARRVVTRDRAVRAGGWNIARAEPMYRLRGGTLGLIGYGRIAGAFHRKARGIGYEKCLIFDPFLKEAPDGAELASLERLAAEADVVSLHAPLTPDTKHIVDAAFIARMKTTAILINTSRGGLVDSAALAFALQEGRIFGAGLDVFEQEPPTAHNSFFALSNVVVSDHTGWYSEQSVDDLRRKASEEIARVFSGELPRNWVNRWDGEARQTLSDANRSA; from the coding sequence ATGAGAGAGACACCATTGCCACCAAATCCGCTGATCGTCGTACTGGACGAAGGCTATGGCGGGACTGACGTCGAAGCCGCCGTGCTGGCTCCCTTTGGTGCGCGCGTCGTCGAAATTCCCTGCAACGGCTCGGCGGACGCCGTCCGCAAGGCAGTCGCAGGCGCAGACGCCGTTCTGGTACGGGAAAGCCCCGTGGACGCGACCGCGATCGACCTGATGCCCGGCTGCCGCGCCATCGTGCGTTACGGCGTTGGCGTCGACAACATCGACCGCCCCTACGCCGCCGACCGCGGCATCTACGTCGCCAACGTTCCCGATTACGGCGTGGAAGAGGTCAGCGATCAGGCGCTTGCGCTGCTGTTTGCCGTGGCTCGACGGGTTGTTACCCGCGACCGGGCTGTCCGGGCAGGTGGCTGGAATATCGCCCGCGCCGAACCGATGTACCGCCTGCGCGGTGGCACGCTTGGCCTGATCGGCTATGGCCGTATTGCCGGTGCCTTCCACCGCAAGGCCCGCGGCATCGGCTATGAAAAATGCCTCATCTTCGATCCCTTCCTGAAGGAGGCGCCGGATGGAGCAGAGCTGGCAAGCCTGGAAAGGCTTGCCGCAGAGGCAGATGTCGTGTCGCTCCATGCGCCACTCACGCCCGATACGAAGCATATCGTTGATGCCGCCTTCATTGCCCGCATGAAGACCACCGCCATACTCATCAACACGTCACGCGGCGGGCTGGTCGATAGTGCGGCGCTGGCTTTTGCCCTGCAGGAGGGCCGCATTTTCGGTGCTGGCCTCGACGTGTTCGAGCAGGAGCCGCCGACGGCCCACAATTCATTTTTCGCGCTCTCCAACGTGGTCGTGAGCGACCATACGGGCTGGTACTCGGAACAGTCCGTCGACGACCTGCGCCGCAAGGCGAGCGAGGAGATCGCACGCGTATTCTCGGGGGAACTCCCCCGGAACTGGGTCAATCGCTGGGATGGCGAGGCCCGACAGACATTATCAGATGCAAACAGGAGTGCTTGA
- a CDS encoding sugar kinase, producing MALDLIALGEPLVEFNQSGEGTDGTFYRLGFGGDTSNTAIAAARQGVRAGYFTGLGQDAFGDMFMQLWAAEGVDTSHVVRRAEAHTGMYFVTHGPDGHVFSYMRAGSVASLVKPQDIPAKYIAGAKYLHISGISQAISDTACDSVLAAIDTARAAGVKVAYDTNLRLKLWPLARARAITHATIPLCDVIFPSLEDATVLTGLSDPDDIASFYLDLGASLCLLKMGKDGVLVAERGNRQKIAGYKVASVDATGAGDTFDGSFLAMLIEGRSPIEAARYANAAAALSTCGYGAVAPIPRRSEVEAFLNAPH from the coding sequence ATGGCGTTGGATCTCATTGCGCTCGGCGAACCGCTTGTCGAATTCAACCAGAGCGGTGAAGGTACCGATGGAACCTTCTACCGTCTGGGTTTTGGCGGCGACACCTCGAATACCGCCATAGCGGCCGCCCGGCAGGGCGTCCGCGCTGGCTATTTCACAGGCCTTGGACAAGACGCCTTTGGTGACATGTTCATGCAGTTGTGGGCGGCCGAAGGCGTGGACACGTCGCATGTCGTGCGGCGGGCGGAAGCGCATACCGGCATGTATTTCGTGACCCATGGCCCCGACGGCCACGTCTTCTCCTATATGCGAGCCGGTTCGGTTGCTAGCCTGGTAAAACCGCAGGACATCCCCGCGAAATACATCGCAGGGGCAAAATACCTGCATATCTCGGGCATCAGTCAGGCGATCAGCGACACCGCCTGCGATAGCGTATTGGCAGCAATAGATACGGCACGGGCGGCAGGCGTGAAGGTGGCCTACGATACCAATCTTCGCCTCAAACTGTGGCCTCTGGCGCGGGCGCGAGCCATAACCCATGCGACGATACCGCTCTGTGATGTTATCTTTCCGAGCCTGGAAGATGCAACGGTCCTGACCGGACTATCCGATCCGGACGACATCGCAAGCTTCTATCTGGATCTTGGCGCCTCCCTCTGCCTTTTGAAAATGGGCAAGGACGGGGTTCTGGTAGCCGAACGTGGCAACCGGCAGAAGATTGCGGGCTACAAGGTCGCGAGCGTGGATGCTACCGGGGCTGGCGACACATTCGATGGTTCGTTTCTGGCGATGCTCATCGAGGGAAGATCACCGATCGAGGCCGCACGTTATGCCAACGCCGCAGCCGCACTCTCGACATGCGGATACGGGGCCGTTGCTCCGATACCAAGGAGATCCGAAGTCGAAGCATTCCTCAATGCACCACACTGA
- a CDS encoding ABC transporter permease, which produces MSAVLTKTREAVGSLPFGTLLAALVLIAILLAAIFAPWIAPYDPNAQNLLGRLKPPGFAIRNTHYLFGSDELGRDTLSRLIYGARVSLLVAFASVVLSGIIGSILGMIAALHRGVVETIIMRLVDIVLSVPAILLAIITVATLGPGLQNVVLVLALTRWPRYARVAYGQTLVIANTSYLRLSRSMGAGWVRVLRTHVLPNIAGALVVVVTLEFGLMVLFEAGLSFLGLGVQPPTASWGAMLSVGRNYVANAWWLSVIPGTALFLLVLSVNVLGDFLRDRLDPRSR; this is translated from the coding sequence ATGAGCGCTGTGCTCACCAAAACCCGCGAGGCCGTCGGCAGCCTTCCCTTCGGTACTTTGCTTGCCGCTTTGGTGCTGATAGCGATCCTGCTAGCGGCAATCTTCGCTCCCTGGATCGCACCCTACGATCCGAATGCCCAGAATTTGCTCGGACGCCTGAAACCACCGGGTTTTGCCATCCGCAACACCCATTACCTCTTCGGCTCCGACGAACTCGGCCGCGATACGTTGAGCCGGCTGATTTACGGCGCCCGCGTTTCGCTCCTTGTCGCCTTCGCTTCCGTCGTGTTGTCCGGGATCATCGGCAGCATCCTCGGCATGATCGCCGCACTGCATCGTGGCGTTGTCGAGACGATCATCATGCGCCTGGTCGATATCGTATTGTCCGTACCGGCAATTCTGCTGGCCATCATCACCGTCGCCACTCTTGGCCCAGGTCTGCAGAATGTCGTGCTGGTACTGGCCTTGACCCGTTGGCCGCGTTACGCCCGCGTCGCCTATGGCCAGACGCTGGTGATCGCCAATACGTCCTATCTGCGACTGTCCCGCTCCATGGGCGCCGGCTGGGTCCGCGTGCTGCGCACGCACGTCCTGCCCAACATAGCCGGTGCACTGGTCGTGGTGGTGACGCTCGAATTCGGACTGATGGTTTTGTTCGAGGCCGGCCTCTCCTTCCTCGGCCTCGGTGTGCAGCCGCCGACGGCGAGCTGGGGCGCGATGCTCTCCGTCGGCCGCAATTATGTGGCGAATGCCTGGTGGCTATCCGTCATCCCCGGCACCGCGCTTTTTCTTCTTGTTCTGTCCGTCAATGTGCTGGGCGACTTCCTACGGGATCGCCTGGACCCCAGGAGTCGTTGA
- a CDS encoding GntR family transcriptional regulator yields MLDTESPFLPKISTDIVTVAETKIRHDILAGALLPGERLSEQVLCRHYKLGRGIIRAVLVRLSHRGFVSSQARSGWKVAPITAVGLREIALGRRQLEPLLADVDLSEADIGRIEAICTMQTALAAQPRLSADNIALLRGYDREVRDLVAGQLKAPLLSGWLANLWDRSEYYLNFLEAGCATRLPPTDWTKFIEAKKTGQNARAAAFLKKTADAFFAFTQDQLLQSNFEVSAVARARKKSSDRSDAAKAKPEFQQPSPKRTF; encoded by the coding sequence ATGCTTGATACTGAAAGCCCATTTCTCCCGAAAATATCGACCGACATCGTCACGGTGGCGGAAACGAAAATCCGTCACGATATCCTTGCGGGCGCGCTTCTTCCCGGAGAGCGCTTGTCGGAACAGGTTCTGTGTCGCCATTACAAACTGGGGCGCGGGATCATCCGCGCAGTGCTTGTCCGCCTGTCCCACCGGGGCTTCGTCTCGTCGCAAGCTCGCAGCGGCTGGAAAGTGGCGCCGATCACTGCGGTCGGCCTGCGTGAGATCGCGCTCGGTCGCCGGCAGCTTGAGCCCCTGCTCGCCGATGTCGATCTGTCTGAGGCCGATATCGGGCGCATCGAAGCGATTTGCACGATGCAGACGGCACTGGCTGCCCAGCCTCGGCTGTCGGCCGACAATATTGCCCTGCTGCGCGGTTACGACCGAGAGGTTCGCGATTTGGTCGCCGGCCAGCTGAAGGCACCGCTTTTGTCGGGCTGGCTCGCCAATCTGTGGGATCGCTCGGAATATTATCTGAATTTTCTGGAGGCCGGGTGTGCAACCCGATTGCCGCCAACCGACTGGACCAAATTCATCGAAGCAAAAAAGACCGGGCAGAACGCCAGGGCTGCGGCATTCCTGAAAAAGACCGCCGACGCCTTTTTCGCATTTACACAGGATCAGCTTCTGCAATCCAATTTCGAAGTGTCTGCAGTGGCACGAGCCCGAAAAAAATCTAGTGACAGGTCCGACGCCGCCAAGGCTAAGCCCGAATTTCAGCAACCATCGCCAAAAAGGACATTCTAG
- a CDS encoding ABC transporter substrate-binding protein has protein sequence MKILRALTFAALVGAAFPLHAFAAAKDTIVIDLVSEPSSLDPHKQWNPDSYFVYRNIFDQLVTRDDKGEIIPAIATAWKYKSDTEVVFSLRDDVTFHDGSKLTAEDVAFSINRIIDKKFASPQLSQYNKIVSAAVSGANEVTITTNGPYPVLLAQLAKLSVVPKHVVDQIGNDAFNLSPVGSGPYKFEKWQRGVDVVLARYDGYWGKKGVFAHADFRAVPDASTRVADLKAGTADLAVTLDPDLASQLKGAGGVKVLTAVTERIAYLKLNPTIPPFDDPDLRRAVAYAIDRQSIIDGLLGGYDKPVSQLASPDYTGFVPGIEGLPFDPAKAKELVTKASAKAAQPIAFLTSPTFDQRIVQALVQQLSDVGFKVNVENVDFASYLQRVQAEKAKQPAVSFGRWSCACQDADGISFPLLHSSSSWSALSDPKIDAALDTARNTLDAAKRLAAYKEVATTVAKDVPLLPLYQAAVIYGASDKLEWTPTANESFFLNRASWKN, from the coding sequence ATGAAGATACTCAGAGCCTTGACCTTTGCGGCGCTGGTCGGCGCTGCCTTTCCGCTACACGCATTCGCTGCCGCCAAAGATACTATCGTTATCGATCTCGTCAGCGAGCCCTCCTCGCTTGATCCGCACAAGCAGTGGAACCCCGATAGCTATTTTGTTTATCGCAACATCTTCGACCAGCTTGTGACCCGCGACGACAAGGGCGAGATCATCCCGGCGATCGCCACCGCGTGGAAATACAAGTCCGACACGGAAGTGGTCTTTTCCCTACGTGACGATGTCACCTTCCATGACGGTTCCAAGCTGACGGCGGAGGACGTCGCCTTCAGCATCAACCGCATCATCGACAAGAAGTTCGCAAGCCCGCAGCTCAGCCAGTACAACAAGATCGTCTCCGCGGCTGTTTCGGGTGCCAATGAGGTGACGATCACCACCAACGGCCCCTACCCGGTTCTGCTCGCCCAGCTCGCAAAGTTGTCCGTCGTGCCGAAACACGTGGTCGACCAGATCGGCAACGATGCCTTCAACCTGTCACCGGTCGGCTCCGGTCCCTACAAGTTCGAAAAGTGGCAACGCGGCGTCGATGTCGTGCTGGCCCGATACGACGGGTACTGGGGTAAAAAGGGCGTCTTCGCCCATGCTGATTTTCGCGCCGTACCGGATGCCTCCACCCGCGTCGCCGACCTGAAGGCAGGCACCGCTGATCTGGCCGTCACGCTTGATCCAGACCTCGCCTCGCAGCTGAAGGGGGCTGGCGGAGTCAAGGTCCTGACCGCGGTCACCGAACGCATCGCCTATCTGAAGCTCAACCCGACCATCCCCCCCTTCGACGATCCCGACTTGCGCCGCGCGGTCGCTTATGCCATCGACCGCCAGTCGATCATCGACGGCCTGCTCGGTGGTTACGACAAGCCGGTCTCGCAGCTCGCCTCGCCGGACTATACCGGTTTTGTACCGGGCATAGAGGGCCTGCCCTTCGATCCCGCCAAGGCCAAGGAACTGGTGACCAAGGCCAGCGCCAAGGCTGCCCAGCCGATCGCCTTCCTTACCTCGCCAACCTTCGACCAGCGCATCGTCCAGGCACTGGTGCAGCAACTGAGCGACGTGGGCTTCAAGGTGAATGTCGAAAACGTCGATTTCGCCAGCTATCTGCAGCGCGTGCAGGCCGAGAAGGCCAAGCAGCCTGCGGTCTCCTTCGGCCGCTGGTCCTGCGCTTGCCAGGATGCAGACGGCATCTCTTTCCCGCTCCTGCATTCCAGCAGTTCCTGGTCGGCCCTCTCCGATCCGAAGATCGATGCGGCACTGGACACGGCCCGCAACACGCTCGACGCCGCAAAGCGGCTCGCTGCCTACAAGGAGGTCGCGACAACGGTGGCCAAGGACGTGCCCCTTCTGCCGCTCTATCAGGCCGCGGTCATTTACGGCGCTTCCGACAAGCTGGAATGGACGCCGACCGCCAATGAAAGCTTCTTCCTCAATCGGGCAAGCTGGAAGAACTGA
- a CDS encoding polysaccharide deacetylase, whose translation MMSGPKSGTYAPFPSYQWPEGKTSAALFSVDVDATAPFLWEHRDYLPARLARLELRRFGMRSGMARLLDLFGRYSVKASFYVPAVVAESDPALLPALLDAGHEIGLHGYFHELVRDIDDGEFTAALEASLELFVRQTGKKPVGFRSPAWEMTPHMLREIKRLGLAYDSSLMGFDHPYEIDDVVEIPVQWALDDAIFFKFEGSGNDRQAPVSGAQVLDDWLNEWRAQHRFGGLFTLTVHDWISGRAQRIAMLEKLLDAVTAENGTWIATAEEISRHHAASPNRGRFAVPAEIPSPIGTRRFGAAL comes from the coding sequence ATGATGTCCGGACCGAAAAGCGGCACCTATGCCCCCTTCCCCTCCTACCAATGGCCTGAAGGCAAGACGAGCGCTGCCCTGTTCAGCGTCGATGTCGATGCCACCGCGCCATTTCTGTGGGAGCACCGCGATTACCTTCCCGCCCGCCTCGCCCGGCTGGAACTGCGGCGTTTCGGCATGCGCTCCGGCATGGCTCGTCTTCTCGACCTGTTTGGCCGCTACAGCGTGAAGGCAAGCTTCTACGTGCCGGCCGTGGTCGCCGAATCCGACCCTGCCCTGTTGCCGGCCCTGCTCGACGCCGGTCACGAGATCGGCTTGCACGGTTATTTCCACGAGCTGGTACGCGACATCGACGACGGCGAGTTCACTGCGGCACTTGAAGCGAGCCTCGAGCTGTTCGTCCGGCAGACGGGCAAGAAACCCGTCGGCTTCCGTTCGCCGGCATGGGAGATGACACCGCATATGCTGCGCGAAATCAAACGCCTCGGCCTCGCCTATGACAGCTCGCTGATGGGCTTCGACCATCCGTACGAGATCGACGACGTTGTCGAGATCCCCGTACAGTGGGCTCTAGATGACGCCATCTTTTTCAAGTTCGAGGGCAGCGGCAACGACCGCCAGGCGCCCGTTTCCGGTGCACAGGTGCTGGACGACTGGCTGAACGAATGGCGTGCACAGCACCGCTTCGGCGGCCTGTTCACACTGACGGTGCACGACTGGATTTCCGGCCGCGCCCAGCGCATCGCGATGTTGGAAAAGCTTCTCGACGCGGTTACGGCCGAAAACGGCACGTGGATCGCAACCGCCGAGGAAATCTCCCGCCATCACGCGGCATCACCGAATAGAGGCCGCTTCGCCGTGCCGGCCGAGATTCCCTCGCCGATCGGCACACGGCGTTTCGGAGCAGCCTTATGA
- a CDS encoding RraA family protein: MTLEELIAGFREVATASVADAVDKIAGRRGFMDECIKPRINDRKIVGPAVTILEAPSDEFLPPQHALDAIDESEAGSVICISIGEETDVAVWGGLMTAGAVANKHEGAILDGGVRDITEIRRDYDFPVYARSASPGTTLGRFKTLASNVPVQIGGVIVHPGDIIVADIDGVVVVPHAHAEDVLAMSQDIDMRELEQAKLIIQAGSLREGLAKYGRI, encoded by the coding sequence ATGACATTGGAAGAATTGATCGCCGGCTTCCGCGAAGTGGCAACCGCATCGGTGGCCGATGCCGTGGACAAGATTGCTGGCAGGCGCGGTTTCATGGATGAATGCATCAAGCCACGCATCAACGATCGCAAGATCGTCGGGCCGGCGGTCACCATCCTCGAAGCCCCGAGCGACGAGTTCCTGCCACCGCAGCATGCACTGGATGCGATCGACGAAAGCGAAGCCGGCTCGGTGATCTGCATCTCCATCGGCGAGGAAACCGATGTCGCTGTATGGGGGGGCCTGATGACGGCGGGTGCCGTTGCCAACAAGCATGAAGGCGCCATCCTCGATGGCGGCGTGCGCGACATTACCGAAATCCGCCGCGACTATGACTTCCCGGTCTATGCCCGCTCCGCAAGTCCCGGCACCACGCTCGGTCGCTTCAAGACCCTCGCCTCGAACGTGCCGGTCCAGATCGGCGGCGTGATCGTGCATCCAGGTGACATCATCGTTGCCGACATCGACGGTGTCGTCGTAGTGCCGCACGCTCATGCCGAAGACGTGCTCGCCATGTCGCAGGACATCGATATGCGTGAACTTGAACAAGCAAAGCTCATCATCCAGGCAGGCTCCCTGCGCGAGGGCCTTGCCAAATACGGTCGCATCTAG
- a CDS encoding ABC transporter permease, with protein sequence MGAFFVKRLLQAMIALFGVVTLVFFLQRLTGDPVLLLVPQGATQADIDVMRTALGFDRPLFMQYLSFLGGLAHFDLGHSYVQNLPVVDIIASRIPYTLQLAAGALVVAIGLGVPVGILVAVRRNRWGSRWLVALVLIGQSMPTFWTSVLLIMFFGVWLRWLPPSGAAGFASLIMPSFALGFLSMATFARVTRTSVLDELGKDYVRTGHAKGLSTFRLIVHHLLRNAAVPIVTISALEIANLLTGAIIIETVFAWPGLGQLTIQAISARDFAVVQGVVLIGAAAAILLNLMADMLYSLVDPRIRLPERLS encoded by the coding sequence TTGGGTGCGTTCTTCGTCAAACGATTGCTGCAGGCCATGATCGCGCTGTTCGGCGTCGTGACACTCGTGTTTTTTCTGCAGCGGCTGACCGGCGATCCGGTTCTGTTGCTGGTGCCACAAGGCGCCACCCAGGCCGACATCGACGTGATGCGCACAGCGCTTGGCTTCGATCGGCCGCTGTTCATGCAGTACCTGTCGTTCCTCGGTGGTCTGGCCCACTTCGATCTCGGCCATTCCTATGTTCAGAACCTGCCGGTTGTCGATATCATCGCAAGCCGCATACCCTATACGCTACAACTGGCCGCCGGCGCTCTGGTGGTTGCGATCGGTCTTGGTGTGCCGGTCGGCATACTGGTCGCGGTCCGGCGCAACCGCTGGGGCTCCCGCTGGCTGGTGGCTCTGGTGCTGATCGGGCAATCCATGCCGACATTCTGGACCTCCGTGCTGTTGATCATGTTCTTCGGTGTCTGGCTGCGATGGTTGCCACCATCAGGCGCTGCCGGCTTCGCGAGCCTGATCATGCCTTCCTTCGCACTCGGTTTCCTCTCTATGGCGACGTTTGCGCGAGTGACGCGTACCTCCGTTCTCGATGAACTCGGCAAGGATTACGTCCGCACGGGGCATGCCAAGGGCTTGTCCACCTTCCGGCTCATCGTCCACCACCTGTTGCGCAATGCGGCAGTGCCGATCGTCACGATTTCCGCGCTGGAGATCGCCAACCTCCTGACCGGCGCCATCATAATCGAAACAGTCTTCGCTTGGCCGGGGCTCGGCCAGCTTACGATCCAGGCGATCAGCGCCCGCGATTTTGCAGTCGTTCAGGGCGTGGTGCTCATCGGTGCAGCCGCAGCCATCCTGCTCAACCTCATGGCGGATATGCTCTACAGCCTTGTCGACCCCCGTATTCGTCTGCCGGAGCGTCTCTCATGA
- a CDS encoding DctP family TRAP transporter solute-binding subunit — protein MLRKLALLTSALVSLGVMPAMAAPKILKYEHFQPAREDQPMHAAALKFKSCVEQATSGSIEVQIFPAGQLGNATNALEGLKFGTIEMVVSHDGGISSVYRPFDIFAMPYLFPDHATAYKVLDGKFGKDFADEMLKQTGIRLLAYADNGIRHFTNNKHPIKTPEDMKGLKIRVQPAPVFLTMVQSLGASPSAIDWGELPAALSQGTVDGQENGVTNIMAASLYQSQKYATLDGHVYSLHAYLISDMFYQTLTDTEKKAINDCVIPARDIHRDMTRAQDLSAQKVLTDVGMQVYVPTPDEIEKFREATQPAVAEQLKKSVGEKWVNGLLQAVKDAEAQK, from the coding sequence ATGCTCAGGAAACTCGCACTTTTGACATCGGCCCTTGTCTCGCTCGGCGTCATGCCGGCGATGGCCGCCCCGAAAATCCTGAAATACGAACATTTCCAGCCTGCACGTGAAGACCAGCCGATGCATGCCGCTGCGCTGAAGTTCAAATCCTGCGTCGAGCAGGCGACGAGCGGCTCGATCGAGGTCCAGATCTTCCCGGCTGGCCAACTCGGCAATGCGACGAATGCCCTGGAGGGACTGAAGTTCGGCACGATTGAGATGGTCGTCTCGCATGACGGTGGCATTTCGAGCGTCTATCGCCCGTTCGACATCTTCGCCATGCCCTATCTCTTCCCGGATCATGCCACCGCCTACAAGGTACTGGATGGCAAGTTCGGCAAGGATTTCGCCGACGAGATGCTGAAGCAGACCGGTATCCGCCTGCTTGCCTATGCCGACAACGGCATTCGCCACTTCACCAACAACAAGCACCCGATCAAGACGCCCGAAGACATGAAGGGCCTGAAGATCCGCGTCCAGCCGGCCCCGGTCTTCCTCACCATGGTCCAGTCGCTCGGCGCCAGTCCGTCCGCCATCGATTGGGGTGAATTGCCGGCAGCCCTGTCGCAGGGCACGGTCGATGGCCAGGAGAACGGCGTCACCAACATCATGGCGGCGAGCCTCTATCAGAGCCAGAAATACGCCACCCTCGATGGCCACGTCTACAGCCTGCACGCCTACCTGATCAGCGACATGTTCTACCAGACGCTGACCGATACGGAAAAGAAGGCGATCAACGATTGCGTCATCCCGGCTCGCGACATTCACCGCGACATGACGCGCGCCCAGGATCTCTCGGCCCAGAAGGTCCTGACCGATGTCGGCATGCAGGTCTATGTGCCGACCCCCGATGAAATCGAGAAGTTCCGCGAGGCGACCCAGCCCGCCGTCGCCGAGCAGCTCAAGAAGTCCGTCGGCGAAAAGTGGGTGAACGGCCTGCTCCAGGCCGTCAAGGACGCGGAAGCCCAGAAGTAA
- a CDS encoding SDR family NAD(P)-dependent oxidoreductase: MVDFTEDFKDKKVIVTGAAGIFGGWIAKAFADAGATVLLTDTDDARLERAKKEIGGDLLHFAADLTKDADIKALFDHVGETWGAADVLVNNAGIYPSGFLLDITAEDWDRIFDINLRAPFLLSQAAAKQMIAKGVKGSIVNISSGASRKMRLTAAPYSTSKTALDRLNKGLALELAAYGIRVNIVEPGFAPGSDVNQLSQEHIDNVIANIPLGRVSAPEDAATAVLYLASDAAGYVTGATLTVDGGNSIGSLAVYQAKKRPL, from the coding sequence ATGGTTGATTTTACCGAGGATTTTAAAGACAAAAAAGTTATCGTCACGGGCGCTGCCGGTATTTTCGGCGGTTGGATTGCCAAGGCCTTTGCCGATGCCGGCGCCACCGTGCTCCTGACCGATACGGATGACGCCCGTCTCGAACGGGCCAAGAAGGAGATCGGCGGCGATCTTCTCCACTTTGCGGCCGATCTGACCAAGGATGCCGACATCAAGGCCCTCTTCGACCATGTGGGGGAGACATGGGGCGCCGCCGACGTGCTGGTCAACAATGCCGGCATCTATCCCTCCGGCTTCCTGCTGGACATTACCGCGGAAGATTGGGACCGCATCTTCGACATCAACCTTCGCGCGCCCTTCCTGCTGTCGCAGGCGGCCGCCAAGCAGATGATCGCCAAGGGCGTCAAGGGCTCGATCGTCAACATCTCGTCCGGGGCCTCGCGCAAGATGCGCCTGACGGCTGCGCCCTACAGCACCTCGAAAACGGCACTCGACCGGTTGAACAAGGGCTTGGCGCTGGAGCTCGCCGCATATGGTATCCGCGTCAACATCGTCGAGCCGGGCTTTGCGCCAGGCAGTGACGTCAACCAGCTGTCGCAGGAGCATATCGACAACGTCATCGCCAATATCCCGCTCGGCCGGGTTTCCGCGCCGGAAGATGCCGCGACCGCCGTGCTCTATCTCGCCTCGGATGCCGCAGGCTATGTGACCGGCGCGACGCTGACGGTCGATGGCGGCAATTCCATCGGTTCGCTCGCCGTCTACCAGGCCAAGAAACGGCCGCTCTGA